The Longimicrobiaceae bacterium genome includes the window TCCTCCAGCACGGGCGCGCCGGTGTGCACGGTCCGGAAGCGGAGCCCCCGGAACTTGTCGTCCACGTCGCAGCGGGCGAAGCGGCGCGACAGCTCCTCGTGCCCCTCGGCCAGGACGCTGACGGAGAACCCGCCCGCGGCGCCGATGCAGGCATGCGAGCTGAGCCGCGTCTGGATGCAGACCAGCACCAGCGGCGGCTCCAGCGAGACGGAGGTGAGCGAGCTGGCGGTGAGCCCGTGCAGCCGCCCGGTCTCGGGGTGGCGGGCCGCGACCACGGTGACGCCCGTGGCCACGTGCCCCATGATGCGGCGGAATCCCGCGGGATCGATGCTCATGCGAATCGGCGTGGAGTAGGGTCACCACTGGAGGAGGACGGCCTCCTCCGAGAAGCCGGGGCCCATGGCCAGGAGGAGTCCGGTGGAGCCCGCGGCGGGGCGGTGGCCGTTCAGACTCTCCTCCAGCATGTACAGCACGGTGGGCGCGGAGACGTTCCCGATCCGCCAGAGCACGTCGCGGCTCAGGCGCAGCGACTCGGCGTCCAGCCCCAGCCCCTCTTCCACCGCGTCCAGCACCTTGGGCCCGCCCGGGTGCACGATCCAGTGCTTCACGTCGGACACCTCCAGCCCGTGCTCGCCCAGCAGCTCGGAGGTGAGGTCGCGCAGCGCGCCCCTGGCGTACTCCGGGACGTCCGGGCTCAGCACGTTCATGAAGCCGCTGTCCAGCACGTCCACCCCCATCACGTGCTCGCTGTCGGCCACGGTGATGGAGCGGGTGTCGGCCACGCGGGGGAAGGTGTCGCCCGCCAGCGGGTGGTCGCGCCCCACCATCAGCACGGCGGCGACCCCGTCGCCGAAGAGCGCGGCGGCCACCAGCTGCGAGATCAGGTCGCGGTACGCGGTGGGGTCCTCCGCCAGGCGGTCCATGGTGTCCTTCATGTACCCCTGCAGGCCGCCCTGCCAGAAGGCGGAGCCGCCCAGCTCGCACGACAGGAGGATGGCGGCCTGGTCCGGGTGGCCGTCCAGGTAGTCGGCCACGCGCGACACGCCCGCGGCGCCGCTCATGCACCCCAGCCCCGAGAGGGGGATGCGCTTGAGGCTGCGCGGGAAGGGGAGGCGGTTCATCAGCCGTGCGTCGATGGTGGGGACCGAGAACACGGTGGTCATCATGGAGGTCATCATCGACACCTGCTCGGCGCCCAGCCCTGCGCGGTCGAGCACGGTGCGGACGGCCTGCTCGCACAGCCCCAGCGCCACCTCGATCCCGGCGCGCCCCAGCTCGCCCCGGGTGGGCGGGTCGTAGAAGTTGTCCAGCGGGAGGGCGAAGTGGCGCCCCTGGATCATGGCGTTCTCGAACAGGCTGTCGATCACCTCCAGGTCGAACTCGTAGCCCATGGCCAGGCAGTACTTGCGCAGCAGCGCGGCCAGCGACTCCTGGGTGTAGAAGTACTCGGGCTTGACGGTGGCGGTCGTGGCGATGCAGGCCTTCATCGGGATTCCTCTGGTTCGGGTCCGGTTCGTGGGGGTCAGGCGCCGTGCGCCAGGGGCTCGCCCAGGGGGAGCACGGCGGTCATGCGCGCGATCAGCGCGTCGCGCGCGCCGCGGAAGTAGAAGTGGTCTCCGGGGAACATCTCCAGCTCGAAGCCGGCGGAGGTCTGCTCCGCCCACCCTTCCAGCTCCGGCCGCTCCACGCGCCGGTCGTCGTGACCCCCGAAGGCGGTCACCGGGAGCTCCAGCGGCGCCTCGTTGCGGTGGAGGTACGTCTCCAGGATCGCGAAGTCGGCGCGCACCAGCGGGAGGAAGAGCCGCAGCAGCTCCAGCTCGCGGAGGATCTCCTCCGGGGTGCCGTTCATCTTCCGCAGCTCAGTGATCAGCCGGTCCTCGGGGAGGCGGTGGATGGGCGGCCTCTGGTCCGGGAGGTGTGGCGCCCGGCTGGCGGAGACGAAGAGGTGCGCGGGGAGCGGGGCCCCGCGGCGGCGCAGCTCGCGCACCAGCTCGAAGCCCAGCAGCCCGCCCAGGCTGTGGCCGAACACGGCGTACGGGCGGTCCAGCAGCGGCTCCATGGCGGAGGCCAGCGCGTCGACCACCGGGGTGACGCG containing:
- a CDS encoding flavin reductase family protein, with product MSIDPAGFRRIMGHVATGVTVVAARHPETGRLHGLTASSLTSVSLEPPLVLVCIQTRLSSHACIGAAGGFSVSVLAEGHEELSRRFARCDVDDKFRGLRFRTVHTGAPVLEDALVWMDCRTWAAYPGGDHTIYVGEVVAAGARDGSPLLYHRGAYVRVSPASASASVATAVAESRT
- a CDS encoding 3-oxoacyl-[acyl-carrier-protein] synthase III C-terminal domain-containing protein; the encoded protein is MKACIATTATVKPEYFYTQESLAALLRKYCLAMGYEFDLEVIDSLFENAMIQGRHFALPLDNFYDPPTRGELGRAGIEVALGLCEQAVRTVLDRAGLGAEQVSMMTSMMTTVFSVPTIDARLMNRLPFPRSLKRIPLSGLGCMSGAAGVSRVADYLDGHPDQAAILLSCELGGSAFWQGGLQGYMKDTMDRLAEDPTAYRDLISQLVAAALFGDGVAAVLMVGRDHPLAGDTFPRVADTRSITVADSEHVMGVDVLDSGFMNVLSPDVPEYARGALRDLTSELLGEHGLEVSDVKHWIVHPGGPKVLDAVEEGLGLDAESLRLSRDVLWRIGNVSAPTVLYMLEESLNGHRPAAGSTGLLLAMGPGFSEEAVLLQW